A single Brachionichthys hirsutus isolate HB-005 chromosome 17, CSIRO-AGI_Bhir_v1, whole genome shotgun sequence DNA region contains:
- the smox gene encoding spermine oxidase, whose amino-acid sequence MQSCESSSESTDDPLRRGPRIHRQPRIVVIGAGLAGLAATKTLLRHGFTDVTVLEASDHIGGRVQSVQHGKANLEFGATWIHGANGNPVYHLAEENGLLEHTTDGEKSVGRISLYTKNGLAHYHTNAGKRIPKDVVEEFGDLYNEVYELTQEFFQNGKPVCAESQNSVGVFTRDVVRKRITMDPEDPESNKKLKLSLLQQYLKVESCESSSPSMDEVSLSEFGEWTEIPGAHYVIPEGFMKIVQLLSQDIPSRTICLSKPVRCIHWNYSSQHQEAIAKTSDTNQLNNHNENHHGSQPRDDPLILGHPIYVECEDEEWITADHVIVTASLGVLKQNHEAMFSPSLPEDKVLAIEKLGISTTNKIFLEYEEPFWSPECNSIQFVWEDEAQLEELVYSEELWYKKICCFDVLYPPERYGYMLNGWICGQEALHMERCDDETVAEICTELLRRFTGNRSIPKPRRVLRSSWGSNPFIRGSYSFTRVGSSGGDFERLATPLPYANSTKASPLQVLFAGEATHRKYYSTTHGALLSGQREATRLIEMYR is encoded by the exons ATGCAAAGTTGTGAAAGTTCCTCAGAGAGCACTGATGATCCTCTTCGTCGCGGCCCACGCATTCATCGGCAGCCTCGAATAGTAGTGATTGGCGCTGGCTTGGCCGGCCTTGCTGCGACTAAGACATTACTGAGACACGGCTTCACGGACGTCACTGTCCTAGAGGCGTCAGACCACATTGGCGGCAGAGTTCAAAGTGTTCAGCACG GAAAAGCTAATTTGGAGTTCGGAGCCACCTGGATCCATGGCGCTAACGGGAATCCGGTGTACCATCTGGCAGAGGAAAACGGCCTGTTGGAGCACACCACAGATGGGGAGAAGAGTGTGGGACGCATCAGCCTGTATACCAAGAATGGGCTGGCACATTATCACACCAATGCTGGGAAGAGAATCCCCAAGGACGTGGTGGAGGAGTTCGGAGACCTGTACAACGAG GTGTACGAGCTGACTCAGGAGTTCTTCCAGAATGGGAAGCCGGTTTGTGCCGAGAGCCAGAACAGCGTTGGCGTGTTCACGCGGGACGTGGTGCGCAAGAGGATCACGATGGATCCTGAAGATCCAGAGAGCAACAAGAAGCTAAAGCTGTCCTTGCTTCAGCAGTAcctcaag GTGGAGAGCTGTGAGAGCAGCTCTCCCAGCATGGACGAGGTGTCTCTGAGTGAGTTTGGAGAGTGGACAGAGATCCCTGGTGCACATTACGTCATTCCTGAAGGTTTCATGAAGATCGTGCAGCTTCTGTCCCAGGACATCCCCTCCCGCACCATCTGCCTGAGCAAACCGGTCCGCTGCATCCACTGGAACTACTCGTCCCAGCATCAGGAGGCGATCGCCAAGACCAGCGACACCAACCAGCTCAATAACCACAACGAAAACCACCACGGCTCCCAGCCTCGCGACGACCCCCTTATCCTGGGTCACCCCATTTACGTGGAGTGCGAGGACGAGGAGTGGATCACGGCCGACCACGTGATCGTGACAGCATCTCTGGGCGTCCTCAAGCAGAACCACGAGgccatgttctccccgtctctgcccGAGGACAAAGTGCTGGCCATCGAGAAGCTGGGCATCAGCACAACCAACAAGATATTCCTAGAGTACGAGGAGCCCTTCTGGAGCCCAGAGTGCAACAGCATCCAGTTTGTGTGGGAGGATGAGGCTCAGCTGGAAGAGTTGGTCTACTCTGAGGAGCTGTGGTACAAGAAGATCTGCTGCTTCGATGTCCTCTACCCTCCTGAGCGCTACGGCTACATGCTGAACGGCTGGATCTGCGGGCAGGAGGCGCTTCACATGGAGCGCTGCGACGATGAAACGGTGGCGGAGATCTGCACTGAGCTGCTGAGGCGCTTTACAG GGAATCGCAGCATTCCGAAGCCCCGCCGTGTCCTGCGCTCCTCGTGGGGGAGCAACCCCTTCATCCGAGGTTCCTACTCCTTCACCAGGGTGGGATCCAGCGGTGGAGACTTTGAAAGGCTGGCAACGCCGCTGCCTTATGCCAACAGCACAAAGGCTTCG CCCCTACAGGTCCTGTTTGCCGGAGAGGCCACCCACAGAAAATACTATTCCACTACCCATGGTGCTTTGCTGTCAGGACAGAGAGAGGCCACGCGGCTCATAGAGATGTACCGGTAG